The Exiguobacterium mexicanum genome includes a window with the following:
- the leuS gene encoding leucine--tRNA ligase, protein MDYFKHQDIEPKWQKRWDEKDAFRTTEDPDKECFYVLDMFPYPSGAGLHVGHPEGYTATDIIARMKRMQGFNVLHPMGWDAFGLPAEQYALDTGNDPREFTERNIGTFRRQLKELGFSYDWDREISTTDPKYYKWTQWIFTQLHDRGLAYVDEVAVNWCPALGTVLANEEVIDGLSERGSHPVYRVPMKQWVLRITEYAERLLDDLEGLDWPDSVKEMQRNWIGKSVGAEVDFKVDGHEKVVTVFTTRPDTLYGATYVTLAPEHPFVKAIATPEQTVAIEAYVEEVSKKTDLERTDLAKEKTGVFTGAYAINPVNGEKLPIWIADYVLSTYGTGAVMAVPGHDERDYEFAKTFDLPIREVVTGGNLDEAAYVEDGVHINSGSLDGLNKADAIAKIIEELELAGTGRAKTTYRLRDWLFSRQRYWGEPIPIVHMEDGTLKTVPVEDLPLELPIIDEIKPSGTGESPLANADEWLTYTDPVTGEKGRRETNTMPQWAGSCWYYIRFIDPHNEDMIADPEKLKRWLPVDLYIGGTEHAVLHLLYARFWHKVLYDIGIVPTKEPFQKLYNQGMILGENNEKMSKSKGNVVNPDDIIKSHGADTLRLYEMFMGPLDAAIAWSTNGLDGARRFLDRVWRLFNQTELQDVAPTADFERTYHQTVKKVTEDYEALRFNTAISQLMVFINEAYKQDTLPKQEMINFVKMLAPVAPHLAEELWERLGMTEDLTYAAWPKFDESKLVSDTIEVVIQVNGKLRAKMHVARDASKEALEADALANERVQEFTEGKTVRKVIVVPGKLVNIVVG, encoded by the coding sequence TTGGATTATTTTAAACATCAAGACATCGAGCCGAAATGGCAAAAGCGTTGGGACGAGAAAGATGCGTTCCGGACGACAGAAGACCCGGACAAGGAGTGTTTCTACGTCCTTGACATGTTCCCATATCCATCAGGAGCCGGCCTTCACGTCGGTCACCCGGAAGGTTACACGGCGACGGACATCATCGCCCGCATGAAACGGATGCAAGGCTTCAACGTCCTCCATCCAATGGGGTGGGACGCGTTCGGTCTTCCGGCCGAGCAATATGCCCTCGACACAGGGAATGACCCGCGCGAGTTCACAGAGCGCAACATCGGCACATTCCGACGCCAGTTGAAAGAGCTCGGTTTCTCATACGATTGGGATCGTGAAATCAGCACAACCGACCCGAAATACTACAAGTGGACGCAATGGATTTTCACACAGCTCCATGACCGCGGACTCGCCTACGTCGATGAAGTCGCCGTCAACTGGTGCCCGGCTCTCGGGACGGTACTCGCCAACGAAGAAGTCATCGACGGCTTGTCAGAGCGCGGCAGCCATCCGGTTTACCGTGTCCCGATGAAGCAGTGGGTGCTCCGCATTACGGAATACGCAGAGCGGTTGCTCGATGATTTAGAAGGGCTTGACTGGCCAGACAGCGTCAAAGAGATGCAACGCAACTGGATCGGCAAGTCGGTCGGGGCAGAAGTCGATTTCAAAGTCGACGGTCACGAAAAAGTCGTCACGGTGTTCACGACACGTCCGGACACACTTTACGGCGCGACATACGTCACGCTCGCACCGGAGCACCCGTTCGTGAAAGCAATCGCGACACCGGAACAAACCGTCGCCATCGAGGCGTACGTCGAAGAAGTCTCGAAAAAGACAGATCTCGAACGGACCGATCTTGCTAAAGAGAAAACAGGCGTGTTTACTGGCGCTTACGCGATCAACCCGGTCAATGGTGAGAAGCTTCCAATCTGGATTGCTGACTACGTGTTGTCAACGTATGGTACAGGTGCGGTCATGGCCGTTCCTGGACATGATGAGCGCGACTATGAGTTCGCGAAGACGTTTGACCTTCCAATCCGTGAAGTCGTCACCGGCGGCAACTTGGATGAGGCGGCTTACGTCGAGGATGGCGTCCACATCAACTCAGGTAGCTTGGACGGTCTCAATAAAGCCGACGCGATCGCCAAGATCATCGAAGAGCTTGAACTTGCCGGCACTGGCCGTGCGAAGACGACGTATCGTCTCCGCGACTGGTTGTTCAGCCGTCAGCGCTATTGGGGCGAGCCGATTCCAATCGTTCATATGGAAGATGGCACGCTCAAGACGGTCCCGGTCGAAGACCTCCCGCTCGAACTCCCGATCATCGATGAAATCAAACCGTCGGGTACGGGTGAATCGCCGCTTGCGAACGCAGACGAGTGGTTGACGTACACGGATCCAGTGACGGGTGAGAAGGGTCGTCGCGAGACGAACACGATGCCACAATGGGCCGGCAGCTGCTGGTACTACATTCGCTTCATCGATCCGCACAATGAAGACATGATCGCGGACCCAGAGAAGTTGAAGCGTTGGCTTCCGGTCGATTTGTATATCGGTGGTACGGAGCACGCGGTCCTACACTTGCTCTACGCTCGTTTCTGGCACAAAGTGCTCTACGATATCGGCATCGTCCCGACGAAAGAGCCGTTCCAAAAACTCTATAACCAAGGGATGATCCTTGGTGAGAACAACGAGAAGATGTCGAAATCGAAAGGGAACGTCGTCAACCCGGATGACATCATCAAGTCGCACGGAGCCGACACGCTTCGTCTTTACGAGATGTTCATGGGACCACTCGATGCGGCCATCGCTTGGTCGACGAACGGTCTCGACGGCGCTCGTCGCTTCCTTGACCGTGTCTGGCGTTTGTTCAATCAGACAGAGCTTCAAGACGTCGCACCGACTGCCGACTTCGAACGGACGTACCATCAGACGGTGAAGAAAGTGACAGAAGATTATGAGGCGCTCCGTTTCAACACGGCGATTTCGCAACTCATGGTCTTCATCAACGAAGCGTATAAACAAGACACGCTTCCGAAACAAGAAATGATCAACTTCGTTAAGATGCTCGCCCCGGTCGCGCCACACTTGGCCGAAGAGTTGTGGGAGCGTCTCGGCATGACGGAAGACTTGACGTATGCGGCATGGCCGAAGTTTGATGAGTCGAAACTCGTCAGCGACACGATTGAAGTCGTCATCCAAGTGAACGGCAAGCTTCGTGCGAAGATGCACGTGGCCCGCGACGCTTCGAAAGAAGCGCTCGAGGCCGATGCGCTCGCGAACGAACGCGTTCAAGAGTTCACGGAAGGGAAGACGGTCCGCAAAGTGATCGTCGTTCCAGGTAAGCTCGTCAATATCGTCGTTGGATAA
- a CDS encoding MDR family MFS transporter: MNNKMPISVWILVIAMALNTTAASFLWPFNTLYINGYLGESMTLAGIALLVNSALAIAGNYIGGTLFDRIGGKRTLILSVGLLLASSLGFLLFHATFLGYLGWLGLIGFSGGLVFPTVYAFAGLIWPEGGRRSFNAIYVAQNVGVALGTAMSGQIARIDIEWIFYANFFLSVLFVVVLLFGLRYLKDPARPVVQSQLEAAATTLSGATMKSMWFVAIGYAALWFVYVQWQGTIAVHSKDLGVTISQYSLLWTVNGALIVFAQPLLNRALRYFEDDLKKQLIVGAVIFLAAFAVVPFAGGFTMFMVAMVVMTIGEMFIWPAVPTIAAKLAPPGKAGQFQGLVNIAASVGRMIGPTLSGLVYDVFGIGAVFTMLFLLTAIALAFFIFMKDIRVPEKSS, encoded by the coding sequence ATGAACAATAAAATGCCGATTTCGGTATGGATTTTGGTCATTGCGATGGCGCTCAATACAACGGCGGCGTCTTTTTTATGGCCATTTAACACACTCTATATAAATGGATATTTAGGCGAATCGATGACGCTCGCAGGGATTGCCCTCCTCGTCAACTCGGCGCTCGCCATCGCTGGGAACTATATCGGGGGCACGCTGTTTGACCGGATCGGCGGGAAACGGACGCTCATCCTCTCGGTCGGGCTGTTGCTCGCGAGCTCGCTCGGCTTCTTGTTGTTTCATGCCACATTCCTCGGTTACTTGGGCTGGCTTGGATTGATTGGGTTTTCGGGTGGCCTCGTCTTCCCGACAGTATACGCTTTTGCTGGCTTGATTTGGCCGGAAGGGGGGCGACGATCGTTCAACGCGATTTATGTCGCCCAAAACGTCGGGGTCGCCCTCGGGACAGCGATGAGCGGGCAAATCGCGCGCATCGACATCGAGTGGATCTTTTACGCGAACTTCTTCTTATCGGTCTTGTTCGTCGTCGTCCTCTTGTTCGGGCTCCGTTATTTGAAAGACCCGGCCCGTCCGGTCGTCCAATCGCAGCTTGAGGCTGCGGCGACGACGTTGTCCGGCGCGACGATGAAATCGATGTGGTTCGTCGCCATCGGTTACGCGGCCCTTTGGTTCGTTTACGTGCAGTGGCAAGGCACGATCGCTGTCCATTCGAAAGACCTCGGCGTGACAATCAGCCAGTATTCGCTCCTTTGGACGGTGAACGGCGCCTTGATCGTGTTCGCTCAACCGCTCCTCAACCGGGCCCTTCGTTACTTTGAAGACGATTTGAAGAAGCAACTCATCGTTGGCGCCGTTATTTTCCTCGCCGCCTTCGCGGTCGTTCCGTTCGCGGGGGGCTTTACGATGTTCATGGTCGCGATGGTCGTCATGACGATCGGGGAGATGTTCATTTGGCCGGCCGTTCCGACGATTGCCGCGAAACTCGCACCGCCGGGGAAAGCAGGACAGTTCCAAGGGCTCGTCAATATCGCGGCCTCGGTCGGTCGGATGATCGGCCCGACCTTATCGGGCCTCGTCTATGACGTATTCGGCATCGGTGCCGTCTTCACAATGCTATTCTTGCTCACGGCCATCGCGCTCGCGTTCTTCATTTTCATGAAAGACATCCGAGTGCCTGAAAAATCAAGTTGA
- a CDS encoding putative polysaccharide biosynthesis protein, translating into MSSSVKQDSGRESFVKGTLLLSAGNLISRALGLLYTFPFQAMVGIAGVTLYQAAYTYYALMIAISTAGIPVAVSKFIAKYNALGEYGTSQRLFRQGMKLMLVTGVVAFLLLFFSAPWLSELMVRNSENNQQYIDSLTLVTRSVSFALLLIPAMSMVRGYFQGHQDMAPTAISQVIEQIVRIMFLLSGTMLVLFVFSDSALIRPLADSLGGTAAVATTELNGLKVLAVTIATFSAFIGAIGSIVVLAMYWRKRKDIHRQTDNPAGTPVRSMKSLLLELLSYSIPIVMVGLSTPLYQFVDQLTMVNTLLNSGKSVAEATSAFGFLTGNAHKIVLIPVSIAASVSMATIPLVTKSFTHGDMNKVRNQVNHIFQVSFFVTIPAVIGLVALSEPLFGTLFPGDREGWVYLLHYAPSAFFLAYYSVAAAILQGINRQYFTIFATAMGLLTKAALNVPFVYALGGIGAGYATIAGYIVAIILMVWKIQRTLQFPYEQLLRRTMLMFAMGGAMFIAVYGSLFVTLRDEPSWGNDILATVVGFGIGLVVYGYLGWRSHLAGKLLGKRFQYRRKA; encoded by the coding sequence ATGTCATCAAGCGTCAAACAAGATTCAGGACGGGAGTCCTTCGTCAAAGGCACGCTGCTCTTATCAGCCGGAAATTTGATCTCGCGTGCGCTCGGACTGCTCTATACGTTTCCCTTCCAAGCGATGGTCGGGATTGCCGGCGTCACGCTCTATCAGGCGGCCTACACCTATTATGCGCTCATGATCGCCATTTCGACGGCGGGGATTCCTGTCGCCGTCTCAAAATTTATCGCCAAGTATAACGCGCTCGGTGAATATGGCACGAGTCAGCGCTTGTTCCGTCAAGGGATGAAGCTGATGCTCGTGACCGGAGTCGTCGCTTTTTTATTACTGTTTTTCTCAGCACCGTGGTTATCAGAACTCATGGTCCGCAACTCGGAGAACAATCAGCAATATATCGACTCGTTGACGCTCGTCACGCGTAGCGTCAGTTTCGCACTCCTGCTCATCCCAGCGATGAGCATGGTGCGCGGCTATTTCCAAGGACATCAGGACATGGCCCCGACGGCCATCTCGCAAGTCATCGAACAGATCGTCCGCATCATGTTCCTGCTCAGCGGAACGATGCTCGTCTTGTTCGTCTTCTCGGACTCGGCACTCATTCGTCCGCTCGCCGACTCGCTCGGTGGGACCGCTGCCGTGGCGACGACCGAGTTGAACGGGTTGAAAGTACTCGCCGTGACGATCGCGACGTTCAGCGCCTTTATCGGGGCGATCGGAAGTATCGTCGTGCTCGCCATGTATTGGCGCAAACGGAAAGACATCCATCGTCAGACGGATAATCCGGCCGGTACGCCAGTCCGTTCGATGAAATCGCTCTTGCTCGAGTTGCTCAGTTACTCGATCCCGATCGTCATGGTCGGCTTGTCGACGCCGCTCTATCAGTTCGTCGACCAGTTGACGATGGTCAACACGTTGCTCAACTCGGGCAAGTCAGTCGCTGAAGCGACGTCCGCTTTTGGATTCTTGACCGGGAACGCCCATAAGATCGTCTTGATTCCGGTCTCGATCGCGGCAAGTGTGTCGATGGCGACGATTCCGCTCGTCACGAAATCGTTCACGCACGGCGACATGAATAAAGTCCGTAATCAAGTGAACCACATCTTCCAAGTGTCGTTCTTTGTCACCATCCCGGCCGTCATCGGGTTGGTCGCCCTTTCCGAGCCGTTGTTCGGGACACTGTTCCCGGGTGACCGGGAAGGGTGGGTCTACTTGCTCCACTATGCGCCGAGTGCGTTCTTCCTGGCCTATTACTCGGTGGCAGCGGCCATCCTGCAAGGGATCAATCGTCAGTACTTCACGATTTTCGCGACGGCGATGGGACTATTGACGAAAGCTGCACTCAACGTACCGTTCGTCTATGCGCTCGGCGGCATCGGCGCCGGTTACGCGACGATCGCCGGCTATATTGTCGCGATCATCCTCATGGTGTGGAAAATTCAACGGACGCTCCAGTTCCCGTATGAGCAATTGTTGCGTCGGACGATGCTCATGTTTGCCATGGGTGGGGCGATGTTTATCGCGGTATACGGCTCGTTGTTCGTCACGCTCCGAGATGAGCCGAGCTGGGGGAACGATATATTGGCTACGGTCGTCGGTTTCGGAATCGGCCTCGTCGTATACGGCTATCTCGGTTGGAGAAGTCACTTGGCCGGAAAACTACTAGGGAAACGATTCCAATATCGGAGGAAAGCATAA
- a CDS encoding dCTP deaminase domain-containing protein: MLLSNNDIKREIVKAKNISIYPLKLENIKGSSLNLSASKMAWRVSDRKSAVVADTTIIIPPRDTVCIYTNEAIWVSRRVGGTYHPRVSLVSKGLGHISTTLDPGWAGVSLVAVNNPSDKEIVINVGEAFVSVMFYYLKTPSSLNDHENLASRPDIGKVFDLSPEEHSFLEMSWHRNQSNITKNMIKSLEYNDLKSQKLKFRRTLTTITSSPLFSTIFGGIITGAIIYFLGFN; this comes from the coding sequence TTGCTATTAAGTAACAATGACATTAAAAGGGAGATAGTTAAGGCTAAAAACATTAGTATATATCCATTGAAATTGGAAAATATAAAGGGTAGTTCTTTGAATCTATCTGCAAGTAAAATGGCGTGGCGAGTCTCTGATAGAAAGTCGGCGGTTGTTGCTGATACTACTATTATAATTCCTCCTAGGGATACAGTATGTATTTATACTAATGAAGCGATTTGGGTTTCAAGAAGAGTAGGAGGTACTTATCACCCAAGGGTATCATTAGTATCTAAAGGGTTAGGACATATTTCCACTACTTTAGATCCGGGGTGGGCTGGGGTATCGCTAGTTGCTGTAAATAATCCAAGTGATAAAGAAATTGTTATAAATGTGGGCGAAGCTTTTGTTTCTGTAATGTTTTATTACTTGAAAACACCTTCCTCTTTAAATGATCATGAAAACTTAGCGAGTAGACCTGACATTGGAAAAGTTTTTGACCTTTCACCTGAGGAACATTCATTTTTAGAAATGTCATGGCATAGAAATCAGTCAAATATTACAAAAAACATGATTAAGAGCCTAGAATATAATGATTTGAAAAGCCAAAAATTAAAATTTAGACGAACCTTAACAACGATTACTTCAAGTCCTTTGTTTTCTACTATCTTTGGAGGCATTATTACTGGGGCTATAATTTATTTTTTAGGATTTAATTAA
- a CDS encoding MFS transporter, whose product MNQQKLSFQSMYVAIFFAQGALIPYMALFFSQARFDLSPGQVGTIVAIMPILSIGVQPLWGMLADRTGRVRAWLGIAMIGAAALSITFLFATDYVWIVLLMVAWSVFQCAHIPLIDMMTLDYTARVKIDYGAIRLFGSAGFAIAVFMMGRIADTTWGLASTFLLSAIVLVAGSIVLRTIAEPVATRATTVAPFAWSAVWNAPFIAFLIGGMLVFGPIYANNYYFGIYVTSIGGSTTLVGTLFLVAVLCEIPFMKVAYQIVERLGTVNVLAGAALVSALRNGWLALEPELWVVWLLAIVQGLVVGLLIPVALQFVRSLVSRNVTSTAIGVYMAVTSGLATAAFNQLSGIIIEVNSIIGVFWMYTVVSVIGAILFLGLRRFREKG is encoded by the coding sequence GTGAACCAACAAAAACTATCGTTTCAATCAATGTATGTCGCTATCTTTTTCGCACAAGGGGCCCTCATTCCTTACATGGCACTTTTCTTCTCGCAGGCACGCTTTGATTTGTCTCCGGGTCAGGTCGGGACGATTGTCGCCATCATGCCGATCCTCTCGATTGGTGTCCAGCCGTTATGGGGCATGCTTGCCGATCGGACGGGCCGTGTCCGGGCGTGGCTCGGTATCGCCATGATCGGGGCGGCCGCCCTTTCCATCACGTTCTTGTTCGCGACCGATTACGTTTGGATCGTGCTCTTGATGGTCGCCTGGTCGGTGTTCCAATGCGCGCATATCCCGCTTATCGATATGATGACGCTCGATTATACGGCCCGTGTCAAAATTGATTATGGAGCCATCCGTCTATTCGGATCGGCCGGTTTCGCTATCGCTGTTTTCATGATGGGACGAATCGCGGATACGACGTGGGGGCTTGCGAGCACATTTTTGCTCAGCGCCATCGTACTCGTGGCCGGTAGCATCGTGCTAAGGACGATTGCCGAACCGGTGGCAACGCGCGCGACGACGGTCGCCCCGTTCGCTTGGTCGGCCGTCTGGAACGCCCCGTTCATCGCCTTTTTGATTGGGGGCATGCTCGTCTTCGGTCCAATCTATGCAAACAACTATTACTTCGGGATATACGTGACGAGTATCGGCGGCTCGACGACGCTCGTCGGGACGTTGTTTTTAGTGGCCGTGCTTTGTGAGATCCCGTTCATGAAAGTGGCGTATCAAATCGTTGAACGTCTTGGGACGGTCAACGTACTTGCGGGAGCGGCGTTAGTTTCAGCGCTCCGCAACGGTTGGCTCGCACTCGAACCAGAACTGTGGGTCGTCTGGCTGCTCGCCATCGTCCAAGGGCTCGTCGTCGGCCTGCTCATTCCGGTCGCGCTTCAGTTTGTGCGAAGCCTTGTCAGCCGAAACGTCACCTCGACGGCGATTGGCGTCTATATGGCAGTTACTTCAGGTTTGGCGACGGCCGCGTTCAATCAGTTGAGCGGAATCATCATTGAAGTGAACAGCATTATCGGTGTATTTTGGATGTACACAGTCGTCAGTGTGATTGGCGCGATTTTATTCTTAGGGTTGAGACGGTTTCGTGAGAAAGGATGA
- a CDS encoding pseudouridine synthase gives MRIDKLLANMGYGSRKDVKILLKQGAVRIDDQPVKDAKRQINLEAERVTVHGEVVEYKPFVYLMMNKPAGVISATEDKVESTVVDLIDPAYAHYDLFPVGRLDKDTTGLLLLTNDGAFNHALMSPRKHVDKVYIAEVDGEMTADDVRRFAEGVELEDGYTTKPARLELLSKSGRRSTIRLTLSEGKYHQVKRMVAAVGKHVERLERVQIGGLELDPTLEPGAYRELTAPEVDLFLI, from the coding sequence ATGCGAATTGATAAATTATTGGCGAACATGGGATATGGTTCGCGTAAAGACGTCAAGATTTTATTGAAACAAGGGGCCGTCCGGATCGATGACCAGCCCGTCAAAGATGCGAAACGACAAATCAACTTAGAGGCGGAACGTGTGACCGTGCACGGGGAAGTCGTCGAGTACAAACCGTTCGTCTATTTGATGATGAACAAGCCGGCTGGTGTCATCAGTGCGACCGAGGACAAAGTCGAGTCGACGGTCGTCGATTTAATCGACCCGGCCTATGCCCATTACGATTTGTTCCCGGTCGGACGCCTCGACAAAGATACGACCGGCCTGTTGCTATTGACGAACGATGGGGCGTTCAATCACGCGCTCATGTCACCTCGTAAACACGTCGACAAAGTGTATATCGCCGAAGTCGATGGGGAGATGACGGCAGATGATGTCCGTCGCTTCGCCGAAGGCGTCGAACTCGAGGACGGCTACACGACGAAACCGGCACGACTTGAACTGCTCAGCAAGTCCGGGCGCCGCTCGACGATTCGCTTGACGCTCTCGGAAGGGAAGTATCATCAAGTGAAACGGATGGTCGCCGCGGTCGGAAAACATGTGGAACGGCTCGAGCGCGTCCAAATCGGTGGCCTCGAACTCGATCCGACGCTTGAACCTGGTGCATACCGTGAGTTGACAGCACCGGAAGTCGACTTGTTCCTCATATGA
- a CDS encoding DeoR family transcriptional regulator: MKGSTDRMLTRIKSIYLFINERECVTTSELVEEFGITSRTVQRDLNVLEYNNLVESPSRGTWTSSKRSLKTAN, from the coding sequence ATGAAAGGTTCAACAGATCGTATGCTAACCCGCATCAAGTCCATTTATTTGTTCATTAACGAAAGGGAATGCGTCACCACTTCAGAACTAGTAGAGGAGTTTGGGATCACGTCACGCACCGTACAACGTGATTTAAACGTTCTTGAATACAACAATCTGGTTGAAAGTCCGAGTCGGGGCACGTGGACGTCATCAAAACGTTCACTCAAGACGGCAAATTGA
- a CDS encoding NAD(P)/FAD-dependent oxidoreductase, translating to MMKDVIVIGGGPSGLMATYAAAKAGANTLLIDKGSKLGRKLAISGGGRCNVTNRKPVDELIQFIPGNGRFLYSALAQFDNQSIIDLFTGFGIPLKEEDNGRMFPVTDKAQDVVNTLLGAIDALGVEIRKNAKVKTLHFNEANEFEAVELEDGERIEAGACVIAVGGQSVPHTGSTGDGYPWAEKAGHTITELFPTEVPILLNDAFIGTKQLQGLSLRDVALTVHGKKGKPIKTHRGDMIFTHFGISGPIALRCSQYTIKERKRSKERVVALSLDLFPDMARDELYQELWNQVQEQPKRAVKNVWKGFIPERMLDLLLADLAFGEEDASQLKKQSVIDFATRLKTFELHATGTLDFDKAFVTGGGVSVKEIAPQTMMSKKADGLFFAGEVLDIHGYTGGYNITAAFTTGHCAGSHAAEFAVRTTV from the coding sequence ATGATGAAAGATGTCATCGTCATCGGAGGAGGCCCAAGCGGCCTGATGGCGACCTACGCCGCCGCCAAAGCCGGAGCGAACACGCTCCTGATTGATAAAGGTTCGAAGCTCGGACGCAAGCTCGCCATTTCTGGCGGCGGGCGCTGTAACGTCACGAACCGCAAGCCCGTCGACGAACTGATTCAGTTCATTCCGGGGAACGGACGCTTCTTATATAGCGCCCTCGCCCAGTTCGACAACCAGTCGATTATCGACTTGTTCACCGGGTTCGGCATCCCATTAAAAGAAGAAGACAACGGCCGGATGTTCCCAGTGACGGACAAAGCGCAAGATGTCGTCAACACGCTCCTCGGCGCCATCGACGCACTCGGTGTCGAGATTCGCAAAAACGCGAAAGTGAAGACGCTCCATTTTAATGAAGCAAACGAGTTTGAAGCGGTCGAACTGGAGGACGGCGAACGCATCGAGGCAGGCGCCTGTGTCATCGCTGTCGGCGGACAATCTGTCCCCCACACCGGCTCGACCGGCGACGGATATCCGTGGGCCGAGAAAGCCGGGCACACGATCACGGAACTGTTCCCGACCGAGGTGCCGATTTTGTTGAACGATGCCTTTATCGGCACAAAACAGCTTCAAGGGCTGTCGCTCCGGGACGTCGCCCTCACCGTCCACGGCAAAAAAGGCAAACCGATCAAGACACACCGTGGCGATATGATATTCACGCACTTCGGCATCTCGGGCCCGATCGCCCTCCGGTGCAGCCAATATACGATTAAAGAGCGCAAACGCAGCAAAGAGCGCGTCGTCGCCCTCTCGCTCGACTTGTTCCCGGACATGGCACGTGACGAGCTGTATCAAGAGCTCTGGAACCAAGTCCAAGAACAACCGAAACGGGCCGTCAAGAACGTCTGGAAAGGGTTTATCCCGGAACGGATGCTCGACCTGTTGTTGGCCGACCTCGCTTTCGGTGAAGAAGACGCGAGTCAGTTGAAGAAGCAATCGGTCATCGATTTTGCGACACGACTGAAGACGTTTGAGCTACATGCGACCGGGACGCTCGATTTCGATAAAGCATTCGTCACCGGCGGCGGCGTCTCTGTCAAAGAGATCGCCCCGCAGACGATGATGTCGAAGAAAGCGGACGGCCTGTTCTTCGCCGGCGAGGTGCTCGACATTCACGGCTATACAGGTGGTTATAACATCACGGCCGCCTTCACGACCGGGCATTGTGCCGGGTCGCACGCCGCAGAATTTGCTGTACGTACAACCGTATAA
- the pepV gene encoding dipeptidase PepV yields the protein MNWRQEVDARTDAFLEDLKGLLQIPSVLDEDKAGPNEPFGPEVRRALDYMFALGERDGFVTKDVGGYAGHLEYGSGEEIVGILCHLDVVPAGDGWTYGAFNPTVADGKLYARGSNDDKGPTMAAYYGLRIVKELGLPLSKRVRLIAGCDEESEWRCVREYFKQEAMPTYGFAPDADFPIINAEKGLYDGVLKQLPIQRVPGSKHHLVSFVSGERPNMVPDFATAVLETEDVLEEKFEAYLAKYEADGTCTWDAGTYTFTMKGVAAHAMEPDNGVNAAYVLAGFLLTLPLDIQGERYIEFIRHVFADSRGISLGIEATDETGDLTINGGVFRYQGEERTATVNIRYPYTAKFEERLQNLKEIALSFGFELSTRHHMPPHHVAEDHPLVKTLADVYERQTGESAHLMAIGGGTYARSLEAGVAFGALFPGAKDVAHQVDEYMEIEDLLRAAAIYAEAIYELAK from the coding sequence ATGAATTGGAGACAAGAAGTCGACGCACGAACAGACGCGTTTTTAGAAGATTTAAAAGGGTTGTTACAAATCCCGAGCGTCCTCGATGAAGACAAGGCCGGACCGAACGAGCCGTTTGGTCCTGAAGTCCGCCGTGCCCTCGATTATATGTTTGCGTTAGGAGAGCGTGACGGATTCGTGACGAAAGATGTCGGCGGTTACGCTGGCCATTTGGAGTACGGGTCAGGCGAAGAAATCGTTGGGATCCTCTGCCACTTAGACGTGGTGCCGGCCGGAGACGGATGGACGTATGGGGCGTTCAATCCGACGGTCGCGGACGGGAAACTGTACGCCCGCGGCAGCAATGACGATAAGGGTCCGACGATGGCTGCTTATTACGGGTTGCGCATCGTGAAAGAACTCGGGTTGCCGTTATCAAAACGTGTCCGACTCATCGCCGGTTGTGACGAGGAGAGCGAATGGCGCTGTGTCCGTGAATATTTTAAGCAGGAAGCGATGCCGACATACGGTTTCGCACCGGATGCTGATTTCCCGATTATTAACGCGGAAAAAGGTTTGTATGACGGTGTCTTGAAGCAACTCCCAATTCAGCGCGTACCCGGCTCGAAACATCACTTGGTCTCGTTCGTGAGCGGAGAACGTCCGAACATGGTCCCAGATTTCGCGACCGCGGTACTCGAGACAGAAGATGTGCTCGAAGAAAAATTTGAGGCCTACCTTGCGAAATATGAGGCCGACGGGACGTGCACATGGGACGCGGGGACGTATACGTTCACGATGAAAGGTGTCGCCGCCCATGCGATGGAGCCGGATAATGGTGTGAACGCGGCCTACGTACTTGCCGGGTTCCTACTGACGCTTCCACTCGATATTCAAGGGGAGCGCTACATCGAGTTCATCCGCCACGTCTTTGCTGACTCACGCGGGATTTCGCTCGGCATCGAAGCGACCGACGAGACCGGTGACTTGACGATTAACGGTGGCGTGTTCCGCTATCAGGGCGAAGAGCGGACGGCGACGGTCAATATCCGTTATCCGTATACCGCGAAGTTTGAAGAACGATTGCAAAACTTGAAAGAGATCGCCTTGTCGTTCGGGTTCGAACTGTCGACGCGTCACCACATGCCGCCGCACCACGTGGCCGAAGACCATCCGCTCGTGAAAACGTTGGCGGATGTGTATGAGCGTCAAACCGGCGAATCGGCACACTTGATGGCCATCGGCGGAGGAACGTATGCCCGTTCGCTCGAGGCTGGTGTGGCCTTCGGCGCATTGTTCCCAGGAGCGAAAGATGTCGCGCACCAAGTCGATGAATACATGGAAATTGAAGATTTACTTCGCGCCGCCGCCATCTATGCGGAAGCGATTTATGAGCTCGCTAAATAA